The following are from one region of the Synechococcus sp. CBW1108 genome:
- a CDS encoding cell wall metabolism sensor histidine kinase WalK — protein MAGFLLAFGVGAGLGCLSCLLVVLWRQRGGLSQRLPRARQLLSWLDSSATGWILLDQAGNIGHINPRAEGLLQLDAGRLLVGQPFAEICDDPALAGSIRIARRQDRPQRLEWHTGSHDLDVMVVPGRAGWLGVQLQSRRSLDAQLQQQERWVSDVAHELKTPLTALLLVGDSLAGQVTSQNVRLVERLQRELLRLQELVGDLLELSRLENSLPGTAQRTGLVDLPSLVQQVWANLRPLADPRGIRLELHAPAQLQLRGDSSRLHRALLNLLDNALRYSPDGGVVRVSIDSRAEWCQLGVTDQGPGLSEDDLAHLFERFYRGDPSRARSQRIGSGLGLSIVQQIAATHGGRIQACNQPQGGALLELILPGVIGPGHC, from the coding sequence TTGGCTGGTTTTCTGCTGGCCTTTGGGGTCGGGGCGGGCCTGGGCTGTTTGTCTTGTCTGCTGGTCGTTCTCTGGCGCCAACGCGGTGGGCTGAGCCAGCGATTGCCCCGGGCCCGGCAGCTGCTGAGCTGGCTGGATTCCTCAGCTACCGGCTGGATCCTGCTGGATCAGGCTGGCAACATCGGCCACATCAACCCCAGGGCGGAGGGACTGCTCCAACTCGATGCGGGCCGGCTGCTGGTGGGGCAGCCCTTCGCCGAAATCTGTGACGACCCCGCCCTGGCTGGCAGCATCAGGATCGCCCGCCGCCAGGACAGGCCCCAGCGACTGGAATGGCACACCGGCAGCCACGACCTCGACGTGATGGTTGTTCCCGGCCGGGCTGGCTGGCTCGGAGTGCAGCTGCAGAGCCGTCGTTCCCTCGATGCCCAGCTGCAACAGCAGGAGCGTTGGGTGAGCGATGTGGCCCATGAGCTCAAAACACCGCTTACGGCTCTGTTGCTCGTTGGCGACAGCCTGGCCGGCCAGGTCACCAGCCAGAACGTGCGCCTGGTGGAGCGCTTACAGCGGGAATTGCTGCGGCTCCAGGAGCTGGTTGGCGATCTGCTCGAACTTTCGCGTCTGGAGAACAGCCTGCCGGGTACGGCCCAGCGCACTGGCCTGGTGGACCTGCCCTCCCTGGTCCAGCAGGTGTGGGCCAACCTGCGGCCCCTGGCCGACCCGCGCGGAATCCGGCTCGAGTTGCATGCCCCTGCCCAGCTGCAACTGCGCGGCGACAGTTCCAGGCTGCATCGTGCCCTGCTCAATCTGCTGGACAATGCCCTTCGCTATAGCCCCGATGGCGGGGTGGTGCGGGTGAGCATCGACAGTCGCGCCGAATGGTGCCAATTGGGTGTAACAGACCAGGGCCCGGGCCTCAGCGAAGATGATCTGGCCCATTTGTTTGAACGCTTCTACCGGGGCGATCCCTCAAGGGCACGCAGTCAACGTATCGGCAGTGGCCTGGGCCTTTCGATTGTGCAGCAGATTGCTGCTACCCACGGTGGCCGCATTCAGGCCTGTAATCAGCCCCAAGGCGGTGCCCTGTTGGAACTTATCCTGCCTGGGGTGATTGGTCCAGGCCATTGCTAA
- a CDS encoding response regulator transcription factor: MQPSLLVVEDDETIRETICEALELEGFVVRPCANGRDALQLLQRPADVKGFDLVVLDLMLPGLGGLDICRQLRQHSNQTPILVVSARDTETDRVLGLEVGADDYLVKPFGMRELVARCRALLRRSTSHIARDRVLEHANLRLFQEECRVTRDGLEVNLSPKEYRLLELFMLNPRRVWSRDQLLEQLWGIDYFGDSKTVDVHIRWLREKLEASPSAPVHLVTVRGFGYRFG; this comes from the coding sequence ATGCAGCCTTCTTTGCTCGTCGTCGAAGACGACGAAACGATTCGCGAGACAATTTGTGAGGCCCTTGAACTGGAGGGTTTCGTTGTGCGGCCCTGCGCCAACGGTCGCGATGCCCTCCAGCTCCTGCAGCGTCCCGCCGATGTCAAGGGGTTCGATCTGGTGGTGCTCGATCTGATGCTGCCGGGGCTGGGGGGCCTGGATATCTGCCGCCAGCTGCGCCAGCACAGCAACCAGACCCCCATCCTGGTGGTGAGCGCCCGCGACACGGAAACCGATCGGGTGCTGGGCCTGGAGGTGGGTGCCGACGACTACCTGGTCAAGCCCTTCGGCATGAGGGAGCTGGTGGCCCGTTGTCGGGCCCTGCTGCGCCGCTCCACCAGCCATATCGCCCGGGATCGGGTGCTGGAGCACGCCAACCTCCGCCTCTTCCAGGAGGAGTGCCGGGTCACCCGGGATGGCCTGGAGGTGAATCTCTCCCCGAAGGAATACCGCCTGCTGGAGCTGTTCATGCTCAACCCCAGGCGGGTCTGGAGCCGCGACCAGCTGCTGGAGCAACTCTGGGGAATTGATTACTTCGGCGACAGCAAAACCGTCGATGTCCACATTCGCTGGTTGCGTGAAAAGCTTGAAGCCAGCCCCTCGGCTCCGGTGCACCTGGTGACGGTGCGGGGCTTTGGCTATCGCTTTGGCTAG
- a CDS encoding Crp/Fnr family transcriptional regulator, producing the protein MVFTPSLQPGRSDSVRELLEASYEKRSLVHLAAGSQVPLLKRSIWLVVRGMVKLNAITIHGDELLLGLAGPNEPFGDPLTNVDVYSATTLVSTDLLCVSCEEIQRSPHLAMGLLQGMAARYRQSEALLALLGLRRIEERVRGFLELLTNDYGQPCEEGLRLDIKLTHQELASALSTTRVTVTRILGTLREEGWLHIDSQRRLVVRHLPKRR; encoded by the coding sequence ATGGTGTTCACGCCTTCCCTCCAGCCGGGTCGCAGCGACAGTGTCCGCGAGTTGCTCGAGGCCAGCTACGAGAAACGCAGCCTGGTGCACCTCGCCGCGGGCAGCCAGGTGCCCCTGCTCAAGCGCAGTATCTGGCTGGTGGTGCGCGGGATGGTCAAGCTAAATGCGATCACCATCCATGGCGACGAGCTTCTGCTTGGCCTGGCCGGCCCCAACGAACCCTTTGGCGATCCCCTCACCAACGTGGATGTCTATTCGGCAACAACACTGGTTAGTACGGACCTGCTCTGCGTGAGCTGTGAGGAAATCCAGCGTTCTCCCCACCTGGCCATGGGGCTGCTCCAGGGCATGGCCGCTCGCTACCGCCAGTCCGAGGCCCTGCTTGCCCTCCTGGGCCTGCGGCGCATTGAGGAGCGGGTGCGCGGTTTCCTCGAGTTGCTCACCAACGACTACGGCCAACCCTGCGAGGAGGGGCTGCGGCTCGACATCAAGCTCACCCACCAGGAGCTTGCCAGTGCGCTCAGCACCACCCGGGTCACCGTGACCCGCATCCTTGGCACACTGCGCGAGGAGGGCTGGCTCCACATCGATAGCCAGAGGCGTCTGGTGGTGCGTCACCTTCCCAAGCGTCGATAA